In Myxococcus stipitatus, the following are encoded in one genomic region:
- a CDS encoding metallophosphoesterase family protein, protein MRVAILADIHGNLPACEAVLEDIARSVAPDFIVAAGDLALRGAHPRETVDLLFDRCDSVLMGNTDCYLAGNYLGGAYRERDHWKTELLRWTRDQLGDSLLQKLGALPFSVRYTPRKGQDLFVCHANPRNLEESLDPTLDDVAVRRYFAHLDAAACAFGHLHFPYRRRVGRMLIADVASAGIPRDGDLRPAYGVFTYTPKGWRVQIRRVRYPVRKATQALTARRVPGGPLLIHKLVEARYRHHHALMEAARRHSGLPPPGPVLRPPPGAPVRNAAVPQEGPPLNVDPASLPTDLDGTVTDATPLPLDVLNDLDG, encoded by the coding sequence ATGCGGGTCGCAATCCTCGCCGACATTCACGGCAATCTCCCCGCCTGCGAGGCCGTCCTCGAGGACATCGCCCGCTCCGTGGCGCCCGACTTCATCGTCGCCGCGGGAGACCTGGCGCTGCGCGGTGCTCATCCTCGCGAGACGGTGGACCTCCTCTTCGACCGATGCGACTCGGTGCTGATGGGGAACACGGACTGCTACCTCGCCGGGAACTACCTGGGAGGTGCCTACCGCGAGCGCGACCACTGGAAGACGGAGCTCTTGCGCTGGACGAGAGACCAGCTGGGTGACTCGCTCCTGCAGAAGCTGGGCGCCCTGCCCTTCTCCGTGCGCTACACGCCGCGCAAGGGCCAGGACCTCTTCGTCTGCCACGCCAACCCGCGCAACCTCGAGGAGTCGCTGGACCCCACGCTGGATGACGTGGCCGTGCGCCGCTACTTCGCGCACCTGGACGCCGCCGCGTGTGCCTTCGGACACCTGCACTTCCCCTACCGTCGGCGCGTGGGCCGCATGCTCATCGCGGACGTGGCCAGCGCGGGCATTCCCCGCGACGGAGACCTGCGCCCCGCCTACGGCGTCTTCACGTACACGCCCAAGGGCTGGCGCGTGCAGATTCGCCGCGTGCGCTATCCGGTGCGCAAGGCCACCCAGGCGCTCACCGCGCGCCGCGTCCCCGGTGGCCCGCTGCTCATCCACAAGCTGGTGGAGGCGCGCTACCGCCATCACCACGCGCTGATGGAGGCCGCGCGCCGCCACTCCGGACTGCCGCCTCCCGGCCCCGTGCTGCGGCCCCCTCCGGGCGCGCCCGTGCGCAACGCGGCGGTGCCCCAGGAAGGGCCACCACTGAACGTGGACCCGGCCTCGCTGCCCACGGACCTTGACGGAACCGTGACGGATGCGACGCCGCTTCCCCTGGATGTGTTGAACGACCTGGACGGCTAG
- a CDS encoding sensor histidine kinase — MSTSDSPPPPPTSPPPRTLPVPTLTPTPGQLAHAQRRGGRSALLGLGLVGVVALTSPVLGYLEDVGNAREELLSHLSNQARVQADALGVHLLLLEAELARVAEHPMLRPEDGASPEERALLDSAFYHSSLFSEGVALLGPLGERVWSDPPGMTLGRAPITSRPWFQRMLQRKAPTIDLLEGEGGPLVVAVPIVKEGQIQGVLLGEVRTEALPTRSTEETALFLMDARGRLLLPASSRGHQEGFAEALRSLARAPGPLMMEGTRMMGAAAWVGRSELLLVVLEEEETATAGLRSRFLRQLAFHIALLTCTLGLFLVLLRHSYRSLLEAEERLRRQETMAALGTAAALIAHEVKNALNGIQAALSVLRKTPAGSELPVRGLRSQVERLGHLARSLLSFGAPRAAMRRSCEMRLLVEDALQAVRMLPESEEVELRTSLEENLTVQGDAALLVSAIDNLVRNAVEAGAVAKDTGLRPEPWVVVNLSREGGDAVLVVEDNAGGVDPRLEPRLWEPFATGRAKGVGLGLPMARTSVEAHGGSLTYTRRPLGSLFTLRLPLESTS; from the coding sequence GTGAGCACCTCGGACTCGCCCCCACCCCCACCGACTTCTCCGCCGCCGCGCACGTTGCCGGTGCCCACGCTGACCCCGACACCGGGGCAGCTGGCGCACGCGCAGCGCCGCGGTGGCCGTTCGGCGCTGCTGGGCCTGGGGCTGGTGGGCGTGGTGGCGCTCACCAGTCCCGTGCTCGGCTACCTGGAGGACGTGGGCAACGCGCGCGAGGAGCTGCTCAGTCACCTGTCGAACCAGGCCCGCGTGCAGGCGGACGCGCTGGGGGTGCACCTGCTCTTGCTGGAGGCGGAGCTGGCCCGCGTCGCGGAGCACCCGATGCTGCGCCCGGAGGATGGGGCCTCGCCCGAGGAGCGCGCGCTGCTCGACAGCGCCTTCTATCACTCGTCCCTCTTCTCCGAGGGCGTGGCGCTGCTGGGTCCCCTGGGTGAGCGCGTGTGGAGCGACCCGCCCGGCATGACGCTGGGCCGGGCGCCCATCACCAGTCGCCCGTGGTTCCAGCGGATGCTGCAGCGCAAGGCGCCGACCATCGACCTGCTCGAGGGCGAGGGGGGGCCGCTGGTCGTCGCCGTGCCCATCGTGAAGGAGGGGCAAATCCAGGGCGTGCTGCTGGGCGAGGTGCGGACGGAGGCGCTGCCCACGCGCTCCACCGAGGAGACCGCGCTGTTCCTGATGGACGCGAGGGGACGGCTGCTGCTGCCCGCGTCGTCCCGGGGGCACCAGGAGGGCTTCGCGGAGGCGCTGCGCTCGCTGGCGCGCGCGCCGGGGCCCTTGATGATGGAGGGCACGCGGATGATGGGCGCGGCGGCGTGGGTGGGGCGAAGCGAGCTGTTGCTCGTGGTGCTCGAGGAGGAGGAGACGGCCACGGCGGGCCTGCGCTCGCGCTTCCTGCGGCAGCTCGCCTTCCACATCGCGCTGCTCACCTGCACGTTGGGGCTGTTCCTGGTGCTGCTGCGTCACTCGTACCGCTCGCTGCTCGAGGCGGAGGAGCGGCTTCGCCGCCAGGAGACGATGGCGGCCCTGGGCACCGCCGCGGCGCTCATCGCCCATGAGGTGAAGAACGCGCTCAACGGCATCCAGGCCGCGCTGTCCGTGCTCCGCAAGACACCCGCGGGCAGCGAGCTGCCGGTGAGGGGACTGCGCTCGCAGGTGGAGCGGCTGGGGCACCTGGCGCGCTCGCTGCTTTCGTTCGGTGCTCCTCGTGCCGCGATGCGCCGCAGCTGTGAGATGCGCCTGCTGGTGGAGGACGCGCTCCAGGCGGTGCGCATGCTGCCCGAGTCGGAGGAGGTGGAGCTGCGCACGTCGCTGGAGGAGAATCTCACGGTGCAGGGAGACGCGGCGCTCTTGGTGTCGGCCATCGACAACCTGGTGCGCAACGCGGTGGAGGCGGGCGCGGTGGCCAAGGACACGGGCTTGCGGCCGGAGCCGTGGGTGGTGGTGAATCTGTCGAGGGAAGGCGGCGACGCGGTGCTGGTGGTGGAGGACAACGCGGGGGGCGTGGACCCGAGGCTCGAGCCTCGGCTGTGGGAGCCGTTCGCGACGGGACGCGCGAAGGGCGTGGGCCTGGGGTTGCCCATGGCGCGCACGTCGGTGGAGGCTCACGGTGGAAGCCTGACCTATACCCGCCGTCCCCTGGGCAGTCTCTTCACGCTGCGGCTACCCCTGGAGTCGACGTCATGA
- a CDS encoding sensor histidine kinase → MPLRYTLLPLLLPATLVGLLVVALGTPGGAVPVALITLAGSLMALGLSRGALQRQLDRLERSTRGLAEGGGGPTPEPDRLEEVASLEGAIDSLHAQLTARNAELSQESRTLTAVLDSMAEGIWVTDAEGTVVRHNDALRDILQPATPIPGQRPIAVIRDDQLHDAVLRACREGASSRLELSLEGLFPRTLAIRVTPLGKDLPGSAAVFHDVTELRRLEKVRKDFVANVSHELRTPITAIRGYAETLQGGALGDAQMAPRMVEIIHRQSERLSELVEDLLELSRLESREVSLKLTEVPLAEAAARAADTVRPKAEGKGQVVSLHVPPDLVAVGDPRAVEQVLLNLLDNAVKYTSAGGRVDVDGAYEDGRCVVRVQDTGVGIEPRHLSRIFERFYRVDKGRSRDMGGTGLGLSIVKHLLQAMDGEVKVESQPNEGSTFTIFLPQAARAGSATG, encoded by the coding sequence ATGCCCCTGCGCTACACGCTCCTGCCCCTGCTCCTGCCGGCCACGCTGGTGGGGCTGCTCGTGGTCGCCCTGGGCACGCCCGGCGGCGCCGTGCCCGTGGCCCTCATCACCCTGGCCGGCTCCCTCATGGCGCTGGGGCTCAGCCGCGGCGCGCTGCAGCGCCAGTTGGACCGGCTGGAGCGCAGCACCCGAGGCCTCGCCGAGGGCGGCGGTGGCCCCACGCCCGAGCCGGACCGGCTGGAGGAGGTGGCCAGCCTCGAGGGCGCCATCGACTCGCTGCACGCCCAACTCACGGCGCGCAACGCGGAGCTCAGCCAGGAGTCACGCACCCTCACCGCCGTGCTGGACAGCATGGCCGAGGGCATCTGGGTGACGGACGCCGAAGGCACCGTGGTGCGCCACAACGACGCCCTGAGAGACATCCTCCAGCCCGCCACCCCCATTCCGGGCCAGCGCCCCATCGCCGTCATCCGCGACGACCAGCTCCACGACGCCGTCCTCCGCGCCTGCCGCGAGGGCGCCTCCAGCCGCCTGGAGCTGTCGCTCGAAGGGCTGTTCCCCCGCACGCTGGCCATCCGCGTCACGCCCCTGGGCAAGGACCTGCCGGGGAGCGCCGCCGTCTTCCACGACGTCACCGAGCTGCGCCGGCTGGAGAAGGTGCGCAAGGACTTCGTCGCCAACGTCTCCCATGAGCTGCGCACGCCCATCACCGCCATCCGCGGCTACGCCGAGACGCTCCAGGGCGGCGCGCTGGGGGACGCGCAGATGGCCCCACGCATGGTGGAAATCATCCACCGTCAGTCCGAGCGCCTGTCCGAGCTGGTGGAGGACCTGCTGGAGCTGTCCCGGCTGGAGTCGCGCGAGGTGAGCCTGAAACTCACGGAAGTCCCGCTCGCCGAGGCCGCCGCCCGCGCCGCCGACACCGTGCGCCCCAAGGCCGAGGGCAAGGGGCAGGTGGTTTCACTCCACGTCCCACCGGACCTCGTCGCGGTGGGAGACCCCCGAGCGGTGGAGCAGGTGCTCCTCAACCTGCTCGACAACGCGGTGAAGTACACGTCGGCGGGCGGGCGCGTGGACGTGGACGGAGCGTACGAGGACGGGCGGTGCGTGGTGCGGGTCCAGGACACCGGGGTGGGCATCGAGCCGCGTCACCTGTCGCGCATCTTCGAGCGCTTCTACCGGGTGGACAAAGGGCGCAGCCGGGACATGGGCGGCACCGGGTTGGGCCTGTCCATCGTCAAGCATCTGCTCCAGGCCATGGACGGCGAGGTCAAGGTCGAGAGCCAACCGAACGAGGGGAGCACGTTCACGATTTTTCTGCCCCAGGCGGCTCGCGCCGGCTCTGCGACAGGGTAG
- a CDS encoding phosphoglycerate mutase family protein: MSPRELPLLFVRHAEAEESHVLGDEARALTPEGRARFRQHARKLARLTPLRGIITSPLVRAVQTAELLAEALGLSRVEVHPALIPRRSGARRILKLARELGTGFALVGHNPSLEQALALALGDDVQAPEKLRKGTTVALRHTGDDGDFQLVWWASPGRVLRRYDADT; this comes from the coding sequence ATGTCCCCTCGAGAGCTCCCGTTGTTGTTCGTCCGACATGCCGAGGCAGAGGAATCCCACGTCCTGGGAGACGAGGCCCGCGCGTTGACGCCCGAAGGCCGCGCCCGCTTCCGCCAGCACGCACGCAAGCTGGCCCGGCTCACCCCGTTGAGGGGCATCATCACCAGCCCCCTGGTGCGCGCCGTGCAGACCGCGGAGCTGCTGGCCGAGGCCCTGGGCCTGTCCCGCGTGGAGGTCCACCCCGCGCTGATTCCACGCAGGAGCGGCGCGCGGCGCATCCTGAAGCTCGCGCGGGAGCTGGGCACGGGCTTCGCGCTGGTGGGCCACAACCCATCGCTGGAGCAGGCCCTGGCACTCGCGCTGGGAGACGACGTCCAGGCCCCGGAGAAGCTGCGCAAGGGCACCACCGTGGCGCTGCGGCACACGGGGGATGATGGCGACTTCCAACTCGTCTGGTGGGCCTCGCCCGGCCGCGTGTTGCGGCGCTACGACGCAGATACGTGA
- a CDS encoding sigma-54 dependent transcriptional regulator translates to MSIHLLLVDDDRTFASLAATVLRHEGFRVTLAHSLHDARAALGRQAPEVVVLDRRLPDGDGIHFLPELRAQFPDTAVMMVTAHGDIASAVDAIKQGARDYLSKPVELDDLVLRARRAAADLQLHERLRQAESELGGRRRLLRPRAPAMVSALQMIERIATAPRSPVLITGETGAGKEVLARHLHNVQGGQGPFVHVNCAALPSSLVESELFGHERGAFTDARAARRGLVEVADGGILFLDEIGELPLSLQAKLLTFLDQGAFRRLGGTAELSSNARVVTATNRDLTREVAEGRFREDLYFRLSVFRVEIPPLRQRREDVLPLAESLLVELCAELGRRPVDFSAAAKSRLERYPFPGNVRELRNVLERALVLEPGPALELQALEPRGPPGPMAVDPDAFVVGGPPRALDDVERLYVKHVLGRLEGRRMEAAKVLGLSYPTFLRKLDEP, encoded by the coding sequence ATGAGCATCCATCTGCTGCTGGTGGACGACGACCGGACGTTCGCCTCGCTGGCGGCCACGGTGCTTCGGCACGAGGGCTTCCGCGTGACGCTGGCGCACTCGCTCCATGACGCGCGCGCGGCGCTGGGCCGGCAGGCGCCGGAGGTGGTGGTGTTGGACCGCCGGCTGCCGGATGGCGACGGCATCCACTTCCTGCCGGAGCTGCGCGCGCAGTTCCCGGACACCGCGGTGATGATGGTGACGGCGCATGGCGACATCGCGAGCGCCGTGGACGCCATCAAGCAGGGCGCGCGCGACTACCTGTCCAAGCCCGTGGAGCTCGACGACCTGGTCCTCCGCGCGCGCCGGGCCGCCGCGGACCTCCAGCTCCACGAGCGGCTGCGCCAGGCGGAGAGCGAGCTGGGGGGCCGCCGGCGCCTGTTGCGTCCGCGCGCGCCCGCCATGGTGTCCGCGCTCCAGATGATTGAGCGCATCGCCACCGCGCCGCGCAGCCCGGTGCTCATCACCGGCGAGACGGGCGCGGGCAAGGAGGTGCTCGCGCGGCACCTGCACAACGTGCAGGGAGGCCAGGGCCCCTTCGTCCACGTCAACTGCGCCGCGCTGCCGTCCTCGCTGGTGGAGAGCGAGCTGTTCGGCCACGAGCGCGGCGCCTTCACGGACGCACGCGCGGCGCGGCGCGGACTGGTGGAGGTGGCCGACGGAGGCATCCTCTTCCTCGACGAGATTGGCGAGCTGCCGCTGAGCCTCCAGGCCAAGCTGCTCACCTTCCTGGACCAGGGCGCCTTCCGGCGGCTGGGCGGGACGGCGGAGCTGTCCAGCAACGCCCGAGTGGTGACGGCCACCAACCGCGACCTCACGCGCGAGGTGGCCGAGGGGCGCTTCCGCGAGGACCTGTACTTCCGGCTGAGCGTCTTCCGCGTGGAGATTCCTCCCCTGCGTCAGCGCCGCGAGGACGTGCTGCCCTTGGCGGAGTCGCTGCTCGTGGAGCTGTGCGCGGAGCTGGGGCGCAGGCCCGTGGACTTCTCCGCCGCCGCGAAGTCGCGCCTGGAGCGCTACCCCTTCCCGGGCAACGTGCGCGAGCTGCGCAACGTGCTGGAGCGCGCGCTGGTGCTCGAGCCGGGCCCCGCGCTGGAGCTCCAGGCGCTGGAGCCACGGGGCCCCCCGGGGCCCATGGCCGTGGACCCGGACGCCTTCGTCGTCGGAGGGCCGCCCCGGGCCCTGGACGACGTGGAGCGGCTGTACGTGAAGCACGTCCTGGGCCGGCTGGAGGGCCGGCGCATGGAGGCCGCCAAGGTGCTGGGCCTGTCGTACCCCACGTTCCTCCGCAAGCTGGATGAGCCCTGA
- a CDS encoding carbonic anhydrase — protein MKKLIRGLLDFQLKGRPAYREVFARLANGQNPDCLFISCSDSRMVPNLLVTTDPGDLFVVRNVGNLIPPSDSKGVAMGDQSEAAALEFSLSNLEVEDVVICGHSSCGAMKALLAGGEVPGAPNLQAWLKHGQEALRVLKDGSTVGEGLAEYDRLSQLNVLQQLQHVSSYPVVKERVAAGKLRLHGWWFDIASAQVHVWRPGHGRFVPMTELVGEALLRELSGDILHPGEGSAANQEAASPRLSVASSH, from the coding sequence ATGAAGAAGCTCATCCGTGGACTGCTGGACTTCCAGCTCAAGGGCCGGCCCGCGTATCGCGAGGTCTTCGCGCGGCTGGCGAACGGGCAGAACCCTGATTGCCTCTTCATCTCGTGCTCGGACAGCCGGATGGTGCCCAATCTGCTCGTGACGACGGACCCGGGCGACCTGTTCGTGGTCCGCAACGTGGGCAACCTGATTCCGCCCTCGGACTCCAAGGGTGTCGCCATGGGCGACCAGTCCGAGGCCGCGGCGCTCGAGTTCTCGTTGAGCAACCTGGAGGTGGAGGACGTGGTCATCTGCGGCCACTCGAGCTGCGGCGCGATGAAGGCGCTGCTCGCGGGCGGCGAGGTGCCGGGGGCCCCCAACCTCCAGGCCTGGCTGAAGCATGGCCAGGAGGCGCTGCGGGTCCTCAAGGACGGCAGCACGGTGGGCGAGGGGCTGGCTGAGTACGACCGGCTCTCCCAGCTCAACGTCCTCCAGCAGCTCCAGCACGTGTCGTCGTACCCGGTGGTGAAGGAGCGGGTCGCCGCTGGCAAGCTGCGGCTGCACGGCTGGTGGTTCGACATCGCGAGCGCGCAGGTCCACGTCTGGCGCCCCGGCCATGGCCGGTTCGTCCCGATGACGGAGCTGGTGGGCGAGGCGCTCCTGCGTGAGCTCAGCGGCGACATCCTCCACCCGGGGGAGGGCTCGGCGGCGAACCAGGAGGCCGCGTCCCCGCGGCTCTCCGTGGCCAGCAGCCACTAG
- a CDS encoding response regulator transcription factor, which translates to MTRILIIEDEQDLAGLVEYNLRAAGFDTEAANTGAGGLARARANPPDLLLLDLMLPDIAGGEVLRLLKQDPELRKTSVIIVSAKGQESDRVQGLELGADDYVVKPFSVRELLLRVKAVLRRGDSEDGPAQVLAAGDIVLDTSRHQVRVKDVEVILTALEFRLLQTLLERIDRVQTREVLLSDVWGIQAEIHTRTVDTHIKRLREKLGPAGDIIETVRGVGYKLSPP; encoded by the coding sequence ATGACGCGCATCCTGATCATCGAGGACGAGCAGGACCTCGCCGGGCTCGTCGAATACAACCTCCGCGCCGCGGGCTTCGACACCGAAGCCGCCAACACGGGCGCCGGAGGACTGGCCCGCGCCCGGGCGAACCCGCCGGACCTGCTGCTGCTGGACCTGATGCTGCCGGACATCGCCGGCGGCGAGGTCCTGCGCCTGCTCAAGCAGGACCCGGAGCTGCGCAAGACGTCCGTCATCATCGTCAGCGCCAAGGGCCAGGAGTCCGACCGCGTCCAAGGCCTGGAGCTGGGCGCGGATGACTACGTGGTGAAGCCCTTCTCCGTGCGCGAGCTGCTCCTGCGCGTCAAGGCCGTGCTGCGCCGGGGCGACAGCGAGGACGGCCCCGCCCAGGTGCTGGCCGCGGGCGACATCGTCCTGGACACCTCGCGCCACCAGGTGCGCGTCAAGGACGTGGAGGTCATCCTCACCGCCCTGGAGTTCCGCCTGCTGCAGACGCTGCTGGAGCGAATCGACCGCGTGCAGACGCGCGAGGTGCTCCTCTCGGACGTCTGGGGCATCCAGGCGGAGATCCACACCCGCACCGTGGACACGCACATCAAGCGCCTGCGCGAGAAGCTGGGCCCCGCGGGCGACATCATCGAGACGGTGCGCGGCGTGGGCTACAAGCTCAGCCCCCCGTAG
- a CDS encoding DUF177 domain-containing protein encodes MLVKVEQIHDSGLKLDEPLAQELLGTALEGGESGQDTGFRAMRPSRLKATLRKVSGGVLLEGQFTAHVGSPCKRCLKDVELALPVSFNLNLVPESLVRGEGFTDDDEKSMEKKERQQGETGGSFELDDADQEVFDGKTIDLDPIIREQLLLAVPMNIVCKDDCKGLCSQCGTNLNEAKCQCETKPVDPRLAPLKNIKLSN; translated from the coding sequence ATGCTCGTAAAGGTTGAACAAATTCATGATTCGGGGCTGAAGCTGGATGAGCCCCTCGCCCAGGAGCTGCTGGGCACCGCGCTGGAAGGTGGGGAGTCCGGGCAGGACACGGGCTTCCGGGCCATGCGGCCGTCGCGCCTCAAGGCGACGCTGCGCAAGGTGAGCGGCGGCGTGCTCCTGGAAGGCCAGTTCACCGCGCACGTGGGCAGCCCCTGCAAGCGCTGCTTGAAGGACGTGGAGCTGGCGCTGCCGGTCTCCTTCAACCTCAACCTCGTGCCGGAGTCGCTGGTGCGCGGCGAGGGCTTCACGGACGACGACGAGAAGTCCATGGAGAAGAAGGAGCGGCAGCAGGGCGAGACGGGGGGCTCGTTCGAGCTGGACGACGCGGACCAGGAGGTCTTCGACGGGAAGACCATCGACCTGGACCCCATCATCCGCGAGCAGCTGCTCCTGGCGGTGCCCATGAACATCGTCTGCAAGGACGACTGCAAGGGCCTGTGCTCGCAGTGCGGCACCAACCTCAACGAGGCGAAGTGCCAGTGTGAGACGAAGCCGGTGGACCCGCGCCTGGCGCCGCTGAAGAACATCAAGCTCAGCAACTGA
- a CDS encoding sulfite exporter TauE/SafE family protein — MTPFFFTFVVLGFSVGAGLLGSLLGIGGGLILIPVLTLLLKVDIHYAVGASIVSVIATSSGAAAAYVRERMANLRVAMFLEVATTAGALTGAFLSGRVGGRGVYLVFGAVMAYSALVMLRRMNGGAAAPVPEDAMADRLGLHGSYWDESTGREVRYRVTRPLAGLGLMYVAGTVSGMLGIGSGALKVPAMDLAMRLPLKVSTATSNFMIGVTAAASAGVYFARGHIDPFIAGPVCVGVTLGAWLGSRHLMTRVNAVWLRALFVGVLLWVAFEMLRKGWTS, encoded by the coding sequence ATGACTCCCTTCTTCTTCACGTTCGTGGTCCTGGGCTTCTCCGTGGGCGCGGGACTGTTGGGCTCGCTGCTGGGTATCGGCGGCGGGCTCATTCTCATTCCCGTGCTCACCCTGCTGCTGAAGGTGGACATCCACTACGCGGTGGGGGCGTCCATCGTCTCCGTCATCGCCACGTCGAGCGGCGCGGCGGCGGCGTATGTGCGTGAGCGCATGGCCAACCTGCGCGTGGCCATGTTCCTGGAGGTGGCCACCACCGCGGGGGCGCTCACCGGGGCATTTCTCTCCGGCCGCGTCGGCGGGCGCGGGGTGTACCTCGTCTTCGGCGCCGTCATGGCGTACTCGGCGCTGGTGATGTTGCGCCGGATGAACGGAGGCGCGGCGGCGCCGGTGCCGGAGGACGCGATGGCGGACCGGCTGGGGCTGCACGGCAGCTACTGGGACGAGTCCACGGGCCGCGAGGTGCGCTACCGCGTCACCCGTCCCCTTGCGGGGCTCGGGTTGATGTACGTGGCGGGCACGGTGAGCGGGATGCTGGGCATCGGCTCGGGCGCGCTCAAGGTGCCGGCCATGGACCTGGCGATGCGGCTGCCCCTGAAGGTGTCCACGGCCACCAGCAACTTCATGATTGGCGTGACGGCGGCGGCCAGCGCGGGCGTGTACTTCGCGCGAGGCCACATCGACCCGTTCATCGCCGGGCCCGTGTGCGTGGGCGTCACGTTGGGCGCGTGGCTGGGCTCGCGCCACCTCATGACGCGGGTGAATGCCGTGTGGCTGCGGGCGCTCTTCGTGGGCGTGTTGTTGTGGGTGGCGTTCGAGATGCTGCGCAAGGGGTGGACGTCATGA
- a CDS encoding SulP family inorganic anion transporter: MSTSHGNAGSAWKSWAADLPASLVVFLVALPLCMGIALASGAPIVSGLIAGVVGGVVVGLLGGAPLQVSGPAAGLAVMVFGFIQTMGLAMTCAAVAVAGLIQMALGGLKVARAALAISPAVIHGMLAGIGILIVLGQVHIVLGGSPQSNAWQNIKELPGQVMDLHGPAAMLGLLTIALMVVWPMVAKGKLKLVPAPLVAVVGASAVSVFWGADVARVELPANVFSNMQWPAIPSGNWGTFVAAVLSLALVASAESLLSAVATDKMHTGPRANLDKELFAQGVANTVSGLVGGLPITGVIVRSAANIAAGAKSRMSALLHGVWLLLFVTMLGSVAGLVPLTVLAGLLVVVGAKLVNMHHIRELSKRGEVIVYAATVAGVVGINLLAGIGLGLLVAILRLLWRLGSVKVDVSQANGEHLVRVSGSLTFVGVPRLSSALAQIPAGSKVRIDLSVDTLDHSGFEAIESWSDTYRKTGGSVVMESLEEVWVRSGTTQASRSVLNTSVSSNKLASEGAP; encoded by the coding sequence ATGTCGACGAGTCATGGGAACGCTGGCTCGGCCTGGAAGTCCTGGGCCGCAGACCTGCCTGCTTCCTTGGTGGTCTTCCTGGTAGCGCTGCCCTTGTGCATGGGTATCGCGCTGGCGTCGGGTGCGCCCATTGTGTCGGGCCTCATCGCTGGCGTGGTGGGTGGCGTGGTGGTGGGGCTGTTGGGTGGCGCGCCGTTGCAGGTGAGTGGTCCGGCGGCGGGCCTGGCGGTGATGGTGTTTGGCTTCATCCAGACGATGGGCCTGGCGATGACGTGTGCGGCGGTGGCCGTCGCGGGGCTCATCCAGATGGCGTTGGGAGGGCTGAAGGTCGCGCGCGCCGCGCTGGCCATCTCTCCGGCGGTGATTCACGGCATGCTCGCGGGCATCGGCATCCTCATCGTGTTGGGCCAGGTGCACATCGTGCTGGGTGGCAGTCCCCAGTCGAACGCGTGGCAGAACATCAAGGAGCTGCCCGGGCAGGTGATGGACCTGCATGGCCCCGCGGCGATGCTGGGCCTGCTGACCATCGCGCTCATGGTGGTCTGGCCGATGGTGGCCAAGGGCAAGCTGAAGCTGGTGCCCGCGCCGCTGGTGGCCGTGGTGGGCGCGTCGGCGGTGTCGGTGTTCTGGGGCGCGGACGTGGCGCGCGTGGAATTGCCGGCCAACGTCTTCAGCAACATGCAGTGGCCCGCGATTCCCAGCGGCAACTGGGGCACGTTCGTGGCGGCGGTGCTGTCGCTGGCGCTGGTGGCGAGCGCGGAGTCGCTCCTGTCGGCGGTGGCCACGGACAAGATGCACACGGGGCCTCGCGCCAACCTGGACAAGGAGCTGTTCGCGCAGGGCGTGGCGAACACGGTGTCCGGGCTCGTGGGCGGTCTGCCCATCACGGGCGTCATCGTCCGCAGCGCGGCGAACATCGCGGCGGGCGCGAAGTCGCGCATGTCCGCGCTGCTGCACGGCGTGTGGCTGCTGTTGTTCGTGACGATGCTGGGCTCGGTGGCGGGGCTGGTGCCTCTCACGGTGCTCGCGGGCCTGCTCGTCGTCGTCGGCGCGAAGCTGGTCAACATGCACCACATCCGCGAGCTGTCGAAGCGCGGTGAGGTGATTGTCTACGCGGCGACGGTGGCGGGCGTCGTCGGCATCAACCTGCTGGCGGGCATCGGCTTGGGATTGCTGGTGGCCATCCTGCGGTTGTTGTGGCGGCTGGGCAGCGTGAAGGTGGACGTGTCGCAGGCGAACGGGGAGCACCTGGTTCGCGTGTCGGGCTCGCTCACCTTCGTGGGGGTGCCGCGGTTGTCCTCCGCGCTCGCGCAGATTCCCGCGGGTTCGAAGGTGCGCATCGACCTGTCGGTGGATACGCTGGACCACTCGGGCTTCGAGGCCATCGAAAGCTGGAGTGACACGTATCGCAAGACGGGCGGCTCGGTCGTCATGGAGTCGCTCGAGGAGGTGTGGGTCCGCAGTGGAACGACTCAGGCCTCGCGTTCTGTTCTCAACACTTCTGTTTCCTCCAACAAACTCGCCTCCGAAGGTGCCCCATGA
- a CDS encoding DUF1634 domain-containing protein: MKEPLSSEPRPDVVSGVSPPPAPEAVPLVPELLISDLLRHGVVASMSLVTLGTVVTFFRHPDYLVSSEALERLTAPHPVPHGLAEVVAGALAARGQSFVMAGLLVMMAVPVMRVALSLLIFRQQKDRLYVAITTIVLVLLLVSFLVGAAEG, translated from the coding sequence ATGAAGGAGCCGCTGTCGTCCGAGCCCCGGCCAGATGTGGTGTCCGGCGTCTCACCGCCGCCCGCGCCGGAGGCCGTGCCGCTGGTGCCGGAGCTGCTCATCAGCGACCTGTTGCGCCACGGGGTCGTCGCCAGCATGTCGCTGGTGACGTTGGGCACGGTGGTGACGTTCTTCCGCCACCCCGACTATCTCGTGTCCTCGGAGGCGCTGGAGCGCCTCACCGCGCCGCACCCCGTTCCGCATGGATTGGCGGAGGTGGTGGCGGGAGCCCTGGCCGCGCGTGGGCAGTCCTTCGTCATGGCGGGGCTCCTGGTGATGATGGCCGTGCCGGTGATGCGTGTGGCGTTGTCGCTGCTCATCTTCCGGCAGCAGAAGGACAGGCTCTACGTGGCCATCACCACCATCGTGTTGGTGCTGCTCCTGGTGTCCTTCCTGGTGGGGGCGGCGGAGGGCTGA